The region TGGCGGGGTTGGCGGAGGCGGGCGGCCATGGCCGGGTTCATCCCGATCCACCCCCACCGCACCGCCTGCGACAGGGCGGCGCGCAGCGCGCTGTGGCGACCCCGGATGGCCGTCTCCCCCACCCCGGCCCTTCGCATGCGGGCGTGCCAGCGCTCGACGTCGGCGACGCCGAGGCGGGCCAGGCGCATCGAGGCGATGGGGTCCTTGGCGATGAAGCGGATCCGGCCGGCGGAGTCACGGCGCGATGCCGGCGCCCACACGTCGGCGTTCACCTCCTGCCACGCGGCGAGAACCTCGACGACCGTGCGTCCGGCGTCCTTGGACGACGGGCCCGCCTCCAGCGAGGCGGCCACCAACTGGGCCTCGCGCTTACTGCCCCGCACGGTGCGGCTCAGCTGGGTGGGACGGCCCTTGGCGTCGCGCCCGGTGAACACCCGGACCTCCCAGACACCCTTCTCACGCTCCCTGATCGTGGCCACTCGAAGATCTTACAATCGTTCGAAACCGACTAGGGACGGACTAGGGATGAAATACTGAACAGGCGTTCGACCAAAGCCACCAGCTACGAGATATGCCTGCCGGATATGGCTCTTGCGATGATGAGCCGCTGGATCTCCGACGTGCCCTCGAAGATCGTGTAGATCTTGGCGTCCCGGTGCCAGCGCTCCACCGGCGCGTCGCGCACGTAGCCGTGGCCGCCGAGGATCTGGATGGCCTCGTCGGTCACCCGCACCGCCGTCTCCGCCGCGAACAGCTTCGACATCGAACCCTCGCCGTTGGGGAACCCGTTGCCCTGGCGGCTCATCCATGCGGCCCGCCAGACCAGGAGCCGGGCGGCGTCGATGGCCACCTTCATGTCAGCCAGCTTGAAGGCGATGGCCTGGTTCTCCACGATGGCCCGCCCGAACTGGTGACGCTCGCCGGCGTAGGCCAGGGCGTGCTCGTAGGCGGCCCGCGCGATCCCGACCGCCTGGGCGCCTATCGACGGGCGCGTCGCCTCGAACGTCGCCATGGCGGCCTGCGTGCGCCCGCTGCCGCGGCCCTCCCTCGCCCGGGCCAGCCGCTCGTCGAGCCGCTCTCGACCGCCCAGCAGGCAACGGCCGGGGACCCGGCATGCGTCGAGGACCACCTCGGCGGTGTGCGAGGCCCGGATCCCCATCTTCTTGAACTTCCTTCCCTGCGACAGTCCGGGCGTGCCGGGCGGGACGACGAAGCTGGCGTGGCCCCTCGACCCGAGCGCCGGATCCACCGACGCCACGATCACGTGGACGCCTGCGATGCCGCCGTTGGTGATCCAGGTCTTCGTGCCGTCGAGGACCCACTCGTCGGTGGCCTCGTCGTACACGGCCCTCGTCTTCAGGGCGCTCACGTCGGAACCGGCGTCGGCCTCCGACACGGCGAAGGCGGCCACGGCCACCTTGTCCCGTTCGTCGCGAAAGCACAGGGGCAGCCATTCGGCGATCTGCTGCGGCGTGCCGCCGGCCATGATCCCCGATACGCCGAGCGTGGTCCCGAAGAGGGACAGGGCGACCCCGGCGTCGCCCCAGCACATCTCCTCCATGACCACCGGCACCAGCAGGCCGGTGGGATCGGCGAAGGTGTTGGCCACGAACTCGAGCGAGTAGAGCCCGATCTCAGCCGCCTGCTCGATGACCGGCCAGGGCGTCTCCTCCCGCTCGTCCCACTCCGACGCCACGGGGCGCACCACGTTGGCGGCGAAGTCGTGGACCCACGACCGGAGCTGGCGCTGGTCCTCGTCGAGGTCGAGGGAGAACTGGGCCACGGTGGCTCCTTGGCGGTGGCGGCGGACGGCGACCGCCCATGATGGCCCGGCGCCGGTCACCATCCCTGGCAGCCGTAGAGTCGCCCATGCGCGCCGCTGCGGTTGGGCACGACGGCCGGCTGGAGGTCGTGGACAGGCCGGAGCCCGAGCCGGGACCCGGCGAGGTGGTGGTGGCCGTCGAGCGCTGCGGCATATGCGGCAGCGACCTGCACCTGCGGGCGTCGGGACTGCTGCCGGCAGGTGCCGTCCTCGGTCACGAGCTCGGCGGACGCGTTGTCGAGGCGGCGCCCGACGGGTCCGGGCCGCCGGTGGGAACCCTGGTCGCCGTCCTGCCGGCCCGGCGCTGCGGCACCTGCAGCGCCTGCCGCGCCGGGCGCCCGAACCTCTGCCAGCTGCAGCTGACGACCTCGATCGGTCTCGGCTGGCGGGACGGCGGCTTCGCCGAACGGGTGGCCGTGCCCGCCTCCGGATGCCATCCGATGCCTGCGGGGTCCACGCCCGGGCGCACGGCGCTGGTCGAGCCCTATGCCGTCGCCCTCCACGCGCTGGCCCGGAGCCGTGTCGGCGACGACCGCGACCTGGCGGTTGCCGTCATCGGGGCCGGCACGGTCGGGCTCATGTGCGTGGCCGCACTCGCCAGGGCGGGCGTGGCGCGCCTGGTGGTGGCCGAGCCGCGCGCCGGCCGGGCCGACGCGGCCAGGGCCGTCGGGGCCACCGCGGTGGACGCCGTCGTCGACGTGGCCCGCGTTCTCGGAGGACCGCCCGAGGTCGTCTTCGACGCCACCGGCGCAGCCGCCGTGCCCGGCCGGGCCGTCGAGGCGGCGGCCCCCGGCGGCCAAGTGGTGCTCCTGGGCGTGGGAGCGCCCGGGACCGACGTCGCCGTCCCGGGGCTGGTCTGGGTGGTCAAGGAGGTCGACGTGGTGCCGTCGATCGCCTACACGGACGAGGACTTCGCCCGAGCTGCCGTCGCCGTGTCGCAGGGAGCGGCCGACGAGGTGCTCGCCCGCTCGACGCACCGACCGCTGGCCGGCGCCCAGGGGGCCTTCGAGGAGCTGGAGCGCTCCGACGGCCCGGTGAAGGTGTTGCTCGACCCCTCCCGCTGACGCCCCGCCGGCAGGGTCGACTGGCGGCGTTTGCGGCGGTCGCCTCCAGGGGACAGCCCCTGCGACAGTGCTCGGCCTGACCAGCATGGCGGGACCGTTGGCAGACGACGTGTGACCCGGTACCCTTTCGGAAAGCGCCACTCCGCGTGGGGATCGGAGTACCAGAAAGGCGACATGCGGCAGCGAGCGCAGGTGAGGGAGCAGGGCGTCGACGTCGAGCTCGCCCGCCTGGCCACCGAGGGTGACGTCGGTGCGTTCGAGGAGCTGTATCGGCGCCACGTCGAGGCGGCGTGGCGGATGGCCCTGGCCGTCACGAACAACCCCCACGACGCAGCCGATGCCGTGAGCGACGCCTTCACCCGCGTGTTCCAGGCCCTCCCCGACCGACCGCACGCCGCCGGCCACTTCCTCCCCTACCTCCTGGCCGCCGTGCGCAATGCCGCCATCGACGGCGTCCGCCGGCGTCAACGGGCCGCCAACCCGAGCGACCGCCCCGACTGGGTCAGCATGGGCGCCGAGCCCGGCGACGAGCTGGTGGCCGACGTCGACGCCACGCTGGTGGCCCGGGCCTTCCGCAGCCTGCCCGAACGGTGGCGGTCCGTGCTGTGGCTCGTCGAGGTCGAGGGCTTCGCCCATCGCGACGTCGCCGGCCTGCTGCACATGACGCCCAACGGCGTGGCCCAGCTGGCCGTTCGGGCCCGCGCCGGGCTCCGGCAGCGCTACCTCCAGGCGCACCTCGGCGACGCCGCCGTGCGCACCGCCTGCCGCGACACGGTCGGCCGGCTCGGCGCCTACGCCGCCGGCGGCCTTGCCCCCCGTGACATCTCCAAGGTGGACCAGCACCTGGCCGGCTGCGAGGCCTGCCGGTCGCGGCTCGCCCAGCTGGAGGAGGTCACACCCTGCTTGCACCGCGCCGTGCTGCCCTTGCCCTCCGCGCTGGCCGCCCTCTCGGCGGCACGGCTGCATCTCGCCGGCGGAGCGGCGGGCGGGGCAGCGGCCGGCGCATCGGCCTCGGCCCTTCCTGCTGGCGTC is a window of Acidimicrobiales bacterium DNA encoding:
- a CDS encoding acyl-CoA dehydrogenase family protein, yielding MVTGAGPSWAVAVRRHRQGATVAQFSLDLDEDQRQLRSWVHDFAANVVRPVASEWDEREETPWPVIEQAAEIGLYSLEFVANTFADPTGLLVPVVMEEMCWGDAGVALSLFGTTLGVSGIMAGGTPQQIAEWLPLCFRDERDKVAVAAFAVSEADAGSDVSALKTRAVYDEATDEWVLDGTKTWITNGGIAGVHVIVASVDPALGSRGHASFVVPPGTPGLSQGRKFKKMGIRASHTAEVVLDACRVPGRCLLGGRERLDERLARAREGRGSGRTQAAMATFEATRPSIGAQAVGIARAAYEHALAYAGERHQFGRAIVENQAIAFKLADMKVAIDAARLLVWRAAWMSRQGNGFPNGEGSMSKLFAAETAVRVTDEAIQILGGHGYVRDAPVERWHRDAKIYTIFEGTSEIQRLIIARAISGRHIS
- a CDS encoding alcohol dehydrogenase catalytic domain-containing protein; the protein is MRAAAVGHDGRLEVVDRPEPEPGPGEVVVAVERCGICGSDLHLRASGLLPAGAVLGHELGGRVVEAAPDGSGPPVGTLVAVLPARRCGTCSACRAGRPNLCQLQLTTSIGLGWRDGGFAERVAVPASGCHPMPAGSTPGRTALVEPYAVALHALARSRVGDDRDLAVAVIGAGTVGLMCVAALARAGVARLVVAEPRAGRADAARAVGATAVDAVVDVARVLGGPPEVVFDATGAAAVPGRAVEAAAPGGQVVLLGVGAPGTDVAVPGLVWVVKEVDVVPSIAYTDEDFARAAVAVSQGAADEVLARSTHRPLAGAQGAFEELERSDGPVKVLLDPSR
- a CDS encoding sigma-70 family RNA polymerase sigma factor, yielding MRQRAQVREQGVDVELARLATEGDVGAFEELYRRHVEAAWRMALAVTNNPHDAADAVSDAFTRVFQALPDRPHAAGHFLPYLLAAVRNAAIDGVRRRQRAANPSDRPDWVSMGAEPGDELVADVDATLVARAFRSLPERWRSVLWLVEVEGFAHRDVAGLLHMTPNGVAQLAVRARAGLRQRYLQAHLGDAAVRTACRDTVGRLGAYAAGGLAPRDISKVDQHLAGCEACRSRLAQLEEVTPCLHRAVLPLPSALAALSAARLHLAGGAAGGAAAGASASALPAGVGIGMAAAVVPAPLIATVASAALLVAGVVGAGVVQRNVTGPAAAASAPAPSVDDSALGAASGPVTAPSGGGNDAVTGVADRSGVGAALAGVTDVVDDLARGVAAALPPGTTDTLTAVSQGDVRIDVGDAAGVDLRSGSEGCPSFRIFGLQLRCQGTGAVIEAPGAPADPLDPGAAATPSRTVEVDPDHLLPPPPAQTP